The proteins below come from a single Salinilacihabitans rarus genomic window:
- a CDS encoding ABC transporter ATP-binding protein produces the protein MTAIETSSLTKRYGETVAVDALDLCVEDGTIYGFLGPNGAGKTTTMRLLTSLARPTSGTATVAGVPVTDRDALRPHVGYLPEEPPLYEQATAFEQLEYVAGLRDLPAVAARDRIETLLAELDLLDDASGRIGDYSKGMRQKTAYVQAVLHDPDVVFLDEPTSGLDPRAARTLRTMIRELADGGTTVFLSTHVLPVVEDVADEVGILYDGRLVAEGSPDALKRRAESGETRTLEDAFLELTTDSGPEAPPADG, from the coding sequence ATGACCGCCATCGAAACGAGTTCACTGACGAAGCGGTACGGCGAGACCGTCGCCGTCGACGCCCTCGACCTGTGCGTCGAGGACGGGACGATCTACGGCTTTCTGGGGCCGAACGGCGCCGGGAAGACGACGACGATGCGGCTGCTGACGAGCCTCGCCCGGCCGACGAGCGGAACCGCGACGGTGGCCGGCGTCCCCGTGACCGACCGGGACGCGCTCCGGCCGCACGTGGGCTACCTCCCGGAGGAGCCGCCGCTGTACGAGCAGGCGACGGCGTTCGAGCAACTGGAGTACGTCGCCGGCCTGCGCGACCTGCCCGCTGTGGCGGCTCGCGACCGGATCGAGACGCTGCTTGCCGAACTGGACCTGCTCGACGACGCGTCGGGCCGGATCGGCGACTACTCGAAGGGGATGCGCCAGAAGACCGCGTACGTGCAGGCGGTCCTGCACGACCCCGACGTCGTCTTCCTCGACGAACCCACCTCGGGGCTCGATCCCCGCGCCGCGCGGACGCTCCGGACCATGATCCGGGAACTCGCCGACGGGGGGACGACGGTCTTCCTGTCGACGCACGTCCTGCCGGTGGTCGAGGACGTCGCCGACGAGGTCGGCATCCTGTACGACGGGCGACTGGTCGCGGAGGGGTCTCCCGACGCGCTCAAGCGGCGGGCCGAGAGCGGCGAGACGCGGACGCTCGAAGACGCGTTCCTCGAACTGACGACCGACTCCGGGCCGGAGGCCCCGCCAGCCGATGGCTGA
- a CDS encoding single-stranded DNA binding protein, protein MSDIEGVYEDLEADVSLEEFREAVEAKVEQMGGLADEETAAMLVAHELGESEVGGVADIEPGMEEAKFVAKVTSIGELRTFERDGEDEDGRVVNVEVADETGAVRAAFWDEHAEAAVEELEEGQVLRIKGRPKEGFSGVEVSVDEVEPDDDTEIDVQVSDTHAIEDLSLGLSNVNLVGLVLDTDAVRTFDRDDGSEGRVSNLTLGDPTGRVRVTLWDEKAERADELSTGDTVEVVDGYVRERDGDLELHVGNRGAVGAVDEEVEYVPESTPIESLEIGQTVDIAGVVRSADPKRTFDRDDGSEGQVRNVRVQDATGDIRVALWGEKADVDVGPGDEVALADVEIQDGWQDDLEASAGWRSTITVLDGDGAGGEGSHDDGGQSAGLAAFADGEAAGGGEDADAADEDASDDPEDGEEIEFTGVVVQAGDPVVLDDGEATMSVETDADVGLGEEVTARGVVRDGRLDANDVF, encoded by the coding sequence ATGAGCGACATCGAGGGCGTCTACGAGGACCTCGAGGCCGACGTCTCCCTCGAGGAGTTTCGCGAGGCCGTCGAGGCGAAGGTCGAACAGATGGGGGGACTGGCCGACGAGGAGACGGCGGCGATGCTCGTCGCTCACGAACTCGGCGAGAGCGAGGTCGGCGGCGTCGCCGACATCGAACCCGGCATGGAGGAGGCGAAGTTCGTCGCGAAGGTGACGAGCATCGGCGAACTGCGGACGTTCGAACGCGACGGCGAGGACGAGGACGGCCGGGTCGTCAACGTCGAGGTCGCCGACGAGACCGGCGCCGTCCGGGCGGCGTTCTGGGACGAACACGCCGAGGCGGCCGTCGAGGAACTCGAAGAGGGACAGGTACTGCGGATCAAGGGCCGTCCGAAGGAGGGGTTCTCGGGCGTCGAGGTGAGCGTCGACGAGGTCGAACCCGACGACGACACCGAGATCGACGTCCAGGTGTCTGACACGCACGCGATCGAGGACCTCTCGCTTGGCCTCTCGAACGTCAACCTCGTCGGCCTCGTGCTCGACACCGACGCCGTGCGAACGTTCGACCGCGACGACGGCTCCGAGGGCCGAGTGTCGAATCTCACCCTCGGCGATCCGACCGGCCGCGTGCGCGTCACGCTCTGGGACGAGAAGGCCGAGCGCGCCGACGAACTCTCGACCGGCGACACCGTCGAGGTGGTCGACGGCTACGTCCGCGAGCGCGACGGCGACCTCGAACTCCACGTCGGCAACCGCGGCGCCGTCGGGGCGGTCGACGAGGAGGTCGAGTACGTCCCCGAGAGCACGCCCATCGAGAGCCTCGAAATCGGCCAGACGGTCGACATCGCGGGCGTCGTTCGCTCGGCGGACCCGAAGCGGACCTTCGACCGCGACGACGGCTCCGAGGGGCAGGTCCGGAACGTCCGCGTGCAGGACGCCACCGGCGACATCCGCGTGGCGCTGTGGGGCGAGAAGGCCGACGTCGACGTCGGCCCCGGCGACGAGGTCGCCCTCGCGGACGTCGAGATTCAGGACGGCTGGCAGGACGACCTCGAAGCCTCCGCGGGGTGGCGCTCGACGATCACCGTGCTCGACGGCGACGGCGCGGGCGGCGAGGGGTCACACGACGACGGGGGGCAGTCGGCCGGCCTCGCGGCGTTCGCCGACGGCGAGGCCGCAGGCGGGGGCGAGGACGCGGACGCCGCCGACGAGGACGCGAGCGACGACCCCGAAGACGGCGAGGAGATCGAGTTCACGGGCGTGGTCGTGCAGGCGGGCGACCCCGTGGTACTCGACGACGGCGAGGCGACGATGAGCGTCGAGACCGACGCCGACGTCGGCCTCGGCGAGGAGGTGACCGCCCGGGGCGTCGTCCGGGACGGACGCCTCGACGCGAACGACGTGTTCTGA
- a CDS encoding histone gives MNVELPFAPVDTIIRRNAGGLRVSAGAAEELAKRIQEHGADLAADAAERATADGRKTLMAEDFGVETVVDKDDLELPIAPVDRIARIDIDDRYRVSMDARIALADILEDYADNVARAAATLAHHADRRTITADDIETYFSLFE, from the coding sequence ATGAACGTCGAACTCCCGTTCGCCCCGGTGGACACGATCATCCGGCGGAACGCGGGTGGCCTCCGGGTGAGCGCGGGCGCGGCGGAGGAACTCGCAAAGCGGATCCAGGAGCACGGCGCCGACCTCGCGGCGGACGCCGCCGAACGGGCGACGGCGGACGGCCGGAAGACGCTGATGGCCGAGGACTTCGGCGTCGAGACCGTCGTCGACAAGGACGACCTCGAGTTACCGATCGCCCCGGTCGATCGGATCGCACGCATCGACATCGACGACCGCTACCGCGTCTCGATGGACGCCCGCATCGCGCTGGCGGACATTCTGGAGGACTACGCCGACAACGTCGCCCGCGCGGCCGCGACGCTGGCCCACCACGCCGACCGTCGGACGATCACGGCCGACGACATCGAGACGTACTTCTCGTTGTTCGAGTGA
- a CDS encoding histone deacetylase family protein, protein MQFGYSDTCLAHDPGPRHPESPDRLRAIREGLKRKHGVEYVEADPASVETITAVHDDAYVEDVREFCAEGGGSWDPDTTAVEETWDAALQSAGLACWAADAALSGADGRETPFSIGRPPGHHAVVDDAMGFCFVNNVAVAAQHALDTSDAERVAIVDWDVHHGNGTQDIFYDRGNVFVVSLHEQGLYPGTGEADEIGEGDGEGTTMDVPMPAGADDVDYLAALDSLVAPAFADFDPDLVLVSAGFDAHRHDPISRVRLTTEAYALMTDRVRAVAAASDAALAFVLEGGYGLEVLADTVSLVHETFDGREPIEPDGDVSDDAEDVLAAVADAHGIER, encoded by the coding sequence ATGCAGTTCGGCTACAGCGACACCTGTCTGGCACACGACCCCGGCCCGCGGCACCCGGAGTCGCCGGACAGGCTACGGGCGATCCGGGAGGGATTGAAACGCAAACACGGCGTCGAGTACGTCGAGGCCGACCCGGCGAGCGTCGAGACGATCACGGCCGTCCACGACGACGCGTACGTCGAGGACGTCCGGGAGTTCTGTGCCGAGGGCGGCGGTAGCTGGGACCCCGACACGACCGCCGTCGAGGAGACGTGGGACGCCGCCCTCCAGAGCGCCGGACTCGCTTGCTGGGCCGCCGACGCCGCGCTGTCGGGTGCCGACGGCCGCGAGACCCCCTTCTCCATCGGGCGGCCGCCGGGCCACCACGCCGTCGTCGACGACGCGATGGGCTTTTGTTTCGTCAACAACGTCGCGGTCGCCGCCCAGCACGCGCTGGACACCTCGGACGCCGAGCGCGTCGCGATCGTCGACTGGGACGTCCACCACGGCAACGGCACGCAGGACATCTTCTACGACCGCGGCAACGTCTTCGTCGTCTCGCTGCACGAACAGGGGCTGTACCCCGGCACCGGCGAGGCCGACGAGATCGGGGAAGGCGACGGCGAGGGGACGACGATGGACGTTCCCATGCCCGCCGGCGCGGACGACGTCGACTACCTCGCGGCGCTGGACTCGCTCGTCGCGCCGGCGTTCGCCGACTTCGACCCCGACCTCGTGCTCGTCAGCGCCGGCTTCGACGCCCACCGCCACGACCCCATCTCGCGGGTCCGGCTCACGACCGAGGCGTACGCGCTCATGACCGACCGCGTCCGGGCGGTCGCCGCGGCGTCCGACGCCGCGCTCGCGTTCGTCCTCGAAGGGGGGTACGGGCTGGAGGTGCTCGCCGACACCGTCTCGCTCGTCCACGAGACGTTCGACGGCCGCGAACCGATCGAACCCGACGGCGACGTGAGCGACGACGCCGAGGACGTGCTGGCGGCCGTCGCGGACGCACACGGGATCGAGCGGTGA
- the cca gene encoding CCA tRNA nucleotidyltransferase, whose translation MTDEDADGAGDDEFERVVARVRERIDPDEDERARLREVADDLLARAEAAATDRCPDADALQVGSTARDTWISGDRDVDVFVRFPPDLDRETLERYGLAVGHATLPDGHEEYAEHPYVKGEYDGFEVDVVPCFRLESATDIRSAVDRTPFHSRYLSERLDADLAADVRLAKQFLKGIGVYGSDLRTRGFSGYLTELLVCEYAGFRPLLDAAADWRPQVRLDPEGHGEASFDDPLVVVDPTDPERNVAAVLSAANVARFQHYARELLDEPRVALFEPDEPAPLSADALRAHLDRRGTTPVAVRFDAPDLVDDQLYPQLRKSLDGIVSGLDDRGFDVVRADAFAAETAVVFVELAVAERPAVERHGGPPVHVRDHAEGFYDAYADDPDVYGPFVDGDRYVVEREREFATARAFLESDRLFDVGLGAHVETALEDGYEVLVGEAVTALVEEFGVELARYVDPRP comes from the coding sequence ATGACCGACGAGGACGCCGACGGAGCGGGGGACGACGAGTTCGAGCGCGTCGTCGCGCGGGTCCGCGAGCGGATCGACCCCGACGAGGACGAGCGTGCCCGCCTGCGCGAGGTCGCCGACGACCTGCTCGCCCGCGCGGAGGCCGCCGCGACAGACCGGTGTCCCGACGCCGATGCCCTGCAGGTCGGTTCGACGGCCCGCGACACGTGGATCAGCGGCGACCGCGACGTCGACGTCTTCGTCCGCTTCCCGCCCGACCTCGACCGCGAGACGCTCGAACGCTACGGCCTCGCGGTCGGCCACGCCACCCTCCCCGACGGCCACGAGGAGTACGCCGAACACCCCTACGTCAAAGGCGAGTACGACGGGTTCGAGGTCGACGTCGTCCCCTGTTTCCGCCTCGAATCGGCGACCGACATCCGCTCGGCGGTCGACCGCACCCCGTTTCACTCCCGGTACCTGTCCGAGCGCCTCGACGCCGACCTCGCCGCGGACGTCCGGCTGGCAAAGCAGTTCCTCAAGGGGATCGGCGTCTACGGCTCGGACCTCCGCACCCGTGGGTTCAGCGGCTACCTCACCGAACTGCTCGTCTGCGAGTACGCCGGCTTCCGGCCCCTGCTCGACGCCGCCGCCGACTGGCGCCCGCAGGTCCGCCTCGACCCCGAGGGCCACGGCGAGGCGAGTTTCGACGACCCCCTCGTCGTCGTCGACCCCACCGACCCCGAGCGCAACGTCGCCGCCGTGCTCTCGGCGGCCAACGTCGCCCGCTTCCAGCACTACGCCCGCGAACTGCTCGACGAGCCCCGCGTCGCCCTCTTCGAACCCGACGAGCCCGCCCCCCTCTCGGCGGACGCCCTCCGCGCACACCTCGACCGCCGCGGGACGACCCCCGTCGCGGTTCGCTTCGACGCCCCCGACCTCGTCGACGACCAGCTTTACCCCCAGCTTCGCAAGTCCCTCGACGGCATCGTCTCGGGGCTCGACGACCGCGGCTTCGACGTCGTCCGCGCGGACGCGTTCGCCGCCGAGACGGCCGTCGTCTTCGTCGAACTCGCGGTCGCCGAACGCCCCGCGGTCGAGCGCCACGGGGGGCCGCCGGTCCACGTCCGCGACCACGCCGAGGGGTTCTACGACGCCTACGCGGACGATCCGGACGTCTACGGCCCGTTCGTCGACGGCGACCGCTACGTCGTCGAGCGCGAGCGGGAGTTCGCGACCGCCCGCGCGTTCCTCGAGAGCGACCGCCTGTTCGACGTCGGCCTCGGTGCCCACGTCGAGACGGCCCTCGAAGACGGCTACGAGGTGCTCGTCGGCGAGGCCGTGACGGCGCTGGTCGAGGAGTTCGGCGTCGAACTGGCCCGGTACGTCGACCCGCGGCCCTGA
- a CDS encoding MogA/MoaB family molybdenum cofactor biosynthesis protein: MAADDRRTTDEDGHDVIDPLHAAVVTVSSSRAHATAEGGDPDDPGGDVIEECFEAEGHEVVVRELVRDDYAAIRTAVRRLAARRDVDVVVTTGGTGVTVDDVSPEATASLFERELPGFGELFRSLSWEEVGTRAMASRATAGIAIDTPVFCLPGSKNACRTACERLIVPEAPHLAGLATSHRVGTEEQTLADYDGE; this comes from the coding sequence ATGGCCGCAGACGACAGACGCACGACCGACGAGGACGGCCACGACGTCATCGACCCGCTGCACGCGGCGGTCGTGACGGTTTCGAGTTCGCGAGCGCACGCGACGGCGGAGGGCGGCGACCCCGACGACCCCGGCGGCGACGTGATTGAGGAGTGTTTCGAGGCCGAGGGCCACGAGGTGGTCGTCCGCGAACTGGTGCGGGACGACTACGCCGCGATCCGGACGGCCGTCCGACGCCTCGCCGCCCGCCGGGACGTCGACGTGGTGGTCACGACCGGCGGCACCGGCGTGACGGTCGACGACGTCTCGCCCGAGGCGACCGCGTCCCTGTTCGAGCGGGAGTTGCCGGGCTTTGGCGAGTTGTTCCGATCGCTCTCCTGGGAGGAGGTCGGCACGCGGGCGATGGCCTCGCGCGCGACGGCGGGAATCGCCATCGACACGCCCGTCTTCTGCCTGCCGGGGAGCAAGAACGCCTGCCGGACCGCCTGCGAACGGCTGATCGTCCCCGAGGCGCCCCACCTCGCTGGCCTGGCGACGAGCCACCGCGTGGGGACCGAAGAGCAGACGCTGGCGGACTACGACGGCGAGTAG
- a CDS encoding helix-turn-helix transcriptional regulator — protein MSTDLGTVEGMETRELVHFVTQQTRFALINNILQHPEQRPSMYELEELNPSVSDATVYKHVQKLIDAGIVEEVALDDDQRRQGYPWKFYGLTDEGRAFLEEHNLLAAEETLQRIYETISDKPAKMVKYENAPRPDDA, from the coding sequence CGAGGGGATGGAAACCCGCGAGCTCGTCCACTTCGTCACCCAACAGACGCGGTTCGCGCTCATCAACAACATCCTCCAGCATCCCGAGCAACGTCCCTCGATGTACGAACTCGAGGAGCTCAATCCCAGCGTGAGTGACGCCACCGTCTACAAGCACGTTCAGAAGCTGATCGACGCCGGCATCGTCGAGGAAGTCGCGCTGGACGACGATCAGCGCCGGCAGGGATATCCCTGGAAATTCTACGGCCTTACGGACGAGGGCCGAGCCTTCCTCGAGGAACACAACTTGCTCGCCGCCGAGGAGACCCTCCAGCGGATCTACGAAACCATCTCTGACAAACCTGCGAAGATGGTCAAGTACGAGAACGCGCCCCGTCCTGACGACGCATGA